One window of Scheffersomyces stipitis CBS 6054 chromosome 1, whole genome shotgun sequence genomic DNA carries:
- a CDS encoding predicted protein, which produces MPIRRSARVANKNTAERYKAAVTSDSESEPESNDSDFEETSAKRKKPQRKAVSKRSKTVTGSGRRKGSRPRTAISFQQLEAELVENTLYQSLAHPEVDIQDVAVEWVDSYNDDIEGDNTNVPITTLINLLLRSCGSLHLFNPHDLVNLESAAETVAELVIAFSDQQSHKFPFKALPTFKKNVLKFLEEVIQIAHEKGLLYRYENGSENQDENDEQEESLSSPFMTQILTWMSSLSSCTIRPLRYTSTVALLTIQNQLCHIINNVISSMDRSKKQLSATKKANKKRIETLTKTVKSYHTQKNTIIEYFNEIGNVTLGHRYRDIDPLIRQECLRFLSQAMIIHPDHFFEASFLRYFGWLLSDPSNGVRHEVTRVLSKLYKNVTSRSQSNVGMNRGLSQFTARYKKQLIKMSTLDSDLNVRYNCIGICCELLTIGYLDQQDIHEVIAIFFEIILESKNISKLNNLRLRSELARFVSIVNEQQVKEQHEQYSMFFENYESGQFGEGEDQLKIRDCMKIKNLVSILKDATTYYFESVNEHDSRSRIESDIKNKNVISVIYSTLYQLPYYTNTWETLIRYLLLDPSSIKFISTSGGAVEEDNQEVKDFIEGIDISKDDRSNKLHLLNFIDGAFNSLVATKSKQDELSSVILVKLVKYLPELQSLSIKYPDSLKVFLQLWNLLIGLPLDTLNIYSIFNGLNQIQSYNEVNCNLIKFFKEYEFNEVDDDALITQYDMFFGKLLEFYSTEKHSGGIDVLTTDIRLQVQDFVYELVSEVKNVITSANNSFIDEDEDELRDQRNIIERIIQVSQPILKLRKIGDSINLNEFLDANMVDMIVFRLLSKFKLSVLIEKWRSNLMSNIKPLVSGIKDILDLILILISWKLEKLIGLESSASEQAAVDIEVEFANVYAIVSAISNNITEVDRNIKELADQQDYQMFESLNSLKTVFSVKLIDLLVSMKIFYIKFDTTTSNFKNFEDYFGNVQEMGKFVSKILPSELQYQLLDTFLFKEARVASALEVNLDRGDEEDVNYDDFVGAADDESESADELSRSMFDSDNEEGQGQISDRAIVKKAKKSSKLWQLEKELCVYTVKLFSLVNTSMVNNFVSERIELNSEKLGGVFLKIVKQNQQQQLQAENSGVANPSEAENGEGAVPTNETTEANNIEGNRQEIASV; this is translated from the coding sequence ATGCCTATCAGACGTCTGGCCAGAGTTGCCAACAAAAACACCGCAGAACGGTACAAAGCTGCAGTTACTTCAGACTCGGAGTCTGAACCTGAATCGAACGACTctgactttgaagaaacgTCCgcaaaaagaaagaagccACAACGAAAAGCGGTTTCTAAACGTTCTAAGACTGTCACTGGATCGGGCCGTAGAAAAGGCTCACGCCCAAGAACGGCAATCAGCTTTCAGCAATTAGAAGCCGAACTTGTGGAAAACACGTTATACCAATCGTTAGCCCACCCCGAAGTAGATATCCAGGACGTAGCCGTGGAATGGGTCGATTCGTATAACGATGATATCGAAGGCGACAATACAAATGTGCCTATCACCACTTTGATAAATTTGTTATTGAGAAGCTGTGGCTCGCTTCACTTGTTTAATCCTCACGATCttgtcaatttggaaaGTGCTGCTGAAACTGTAGCAGAATTGGTAATTGCATTTAGTGATCAACAATCGCACAAGTTTCCCTTCAAAGCATTGCCAACATTTAAGAAGAATGTGTTAAAATTCTTGGAGGAAGTAATCCAAATTGCTCACGAAAAGGGTCTTTTGTATAGATATGAAAATGGTAGTGAAAATCAAGACGAAAATGACGAGCAAGAAGAGTCGCTATCTTCACCGTTCATGACCCAGATTCTCACGTGGATGTCCTCTCTCAGCTCGTGTACTATTCGTCCATTGAGATATACATCAACAGTAGCTTTACTAACTATCCAAAACCAGCTCTGCCATATCATAAATAACGTGATTTCGTCTATGGATAGGTCAAAAAAGCAATTGTCAGCAACCAAAAAAGCAAACAAAAAGAGGATTGAGACCTTGACCAAAACCGTGAAAAGTTATCACACCCAGAAGAACACCATCATTGAATACTTCAATGAAATAGGAAATGTCACATTGGGTCACAGGTATCGTGATATCGACCCTTTGATCAGACAAGAATGTCTTAGATTTCTCAGTCAAGCTATGATAATTCATCCAGACCATTTCTTTGAAGCCTCCTTCTTGAGATACTTTGGCTGGTTATTGTCAGACCCAAGCAATGGTGTCAGACATGAAGTCACAAGAGTGTTGTCGAAGCTTTATAAAAACGTCACTCTGAGAAGTCAATCCAATGTGGGCATGAACAGAGGTTTATCGCAATTTACGGCAAGATACAAAAAACAACTCATCAAAATGAGCACTTTAGACAGCGACTTGAACGTAAGATACAACTGTATAGGCATTTGCTGTGAATTGCTAACAATCGGATATCTTGACCAACAAGACATCCATGAAGTCATAGCgattttctttgaaataATTCTTGAGTCAAAGAATATCTCTAAACTAAACAACCTCAGATTACGCTCAGAGTTGGCCAGGTTTGTCAGCATAGTGAACGAGCAACAGGTTAAGGAGCAACATGAGCAGTACTCCATGTTTTTCGAGAATTACGAATCGGGTCAGTTTGGAGAAGGCGAGgatcaattgaaaattagaGATTGtatgaagatcaagaatttaGTCCTGATCTTAAAAGATGCTACTACATACTACTTTGAAAGTGTCAATGAGCATGATTCGAGAAGTAGGATTGAAAGtgatatcaagaacaagaatgtTATCAGTGTAATCTACAGCACATTGTATCAATTGCCTTACTATACTAATACGTGGGAAACTTTAATTCGCTACTTACTCTTGGATCCGTCATCCATTAAGTTCATTTCTACATCAGGAGGagctgttgaagaagacaatcaagaagttaagGATTTCATAGAAGGAATCGACATATCCAAAGACGATAGATCAAACAAATTGCACTTGCTAAATTTTATCGATGGTGCATTCAACAGTTTAGTGGCCACCAAGAGTAAGCAGGACGAATTGTCTTCAGTGATACTTGTAAAGTTAGTAAAGTACTTGCCTGAACTTCAGTCGTTGCTGATTAAATATCCTGACTCTCTAAAAGTATTTTTACAGTTATGGAACTTATTGATTGGTTTGCCTTTAGATACCTTGAATATTTATTCGATTTTCAACGGCTTGAACCAAATTCAATCCTACAATGAAGTCAACTGcaatttgatcaaattcttcaaagagTACGAATTTAATGAAGTTGACGATGACGCATTGATCACTCAATATGATATGTTCTTTGGCAAACTTCTAGAATTCTACAGCACCGAGAAACACTCTGGAGGAATTGATGTCTTAACAACAGATATTAGACTTCAAGTCCAGGATTTTGTCTATGAGCTAGTTTCGGAAGTCAAAAATGTCATCACGAGCGCTAATAATTCTttcattgatgaagatgaagatgaactcAGAGACCAAAGAAATATCATCGAACGTATAATCCAAGTTTCACAGCCAATCCTTAAGTTGAGAAAGATTGGTGACAgcatcaacttgaacgaattCTTGGATGCTAATATGGTGGATATGATAGTGTTCAGATTGCTTAGTAAGTTCAAGTTGCTGGTTTTGATTGAGAAATGGCGTAGCAATCTTATGTCTAATATTAAACCTTTAGTTTCAGGAATCAAGGACATTCTTGATCTTATCCTTATCTTGATTTCCTGGAAACtcgagaagttgattggATTGGAGAGCAGTGCCTCAGAGCAGGCCGCCGTTGACATTGAAGTTGAGTTCGCCAATGTGTATGCAATTGTTCTGGCCATCTCAAATAACATAACCGAGGTCGACAGGAAtatcaaggaattggcCGATCAGCAAGATTATCAAATGTTTGAGAGTTTAAACAGCTTGAAGACTGTGTTTTCTGTGAAGCTCATTGACTTACTTGTTTCCATGAAGATATTTTACATCAAGTTCGACACCACAACaagcaacttcaagaactttgaaGACTACTTTGGTAATGTACAAGAGATGGGAAAATTTGTCTCGAAAATCTTGCCACTGGAGTTGCAATATCAGTTATTGGATACGTTCTTATTTAAGGAAGCAAGAGTTGCTCTGGCACTTGAAGTGAACCTTGATAGAggtgacgaagaagatgtcaacTACGATGATTTCGTCGGAGCAGCTGATGACGAACTGGAAAGTGCCGACGAACTACTGAGAAGCATGTTTGATTCTGATAATGAAGAGGGCCAAGGGCAGATATCAGATAGAGCTATCGTTAAGAAGGCCaagaagctgctgaagttATGGCAACTCGAAAAAGAATTATGTGTGTACACTGTGAAGTTGTTTTCATTAGTTAATACATCTATGGTCAACAACTTTGTTTCGgagagaattgaattgaatagtgaaaagttgggaggtgtcttcttgaagattgtcAAGCAgaaccagcaacagcaattGCAAGCAGAAAATTCTGGAGTTGCTAATCCTTCAGAAGCCGAAAATGGCGAAGGAGCCGTTCCAACAAATGAGACTACGGAAGCAAACAACATCGAAGGCAACAGGCAAGAAATAGCTAGTGTGTAA
- the RSC8 gene encoding eighth largest subunit of RSC (8th largest subunit of RSC. Rsc8p mediates multiple RSC complex interactions, undergoes dimerization via the C-term coiled-coil segment, associates with SWI2/SNF2 ATPase Sth1p, forms a complex with RSC6p) translates to MSSIDPETPTVDETSRNATEDPTSASPVVADDEVVLPKVDVDKLKAEFQDKARTYLVEQSSHVVIPSFSKWFSLDSVHSIEKKSFPDFFTDSAVKSVYKTEEVYTNIRDFMVNVYRLNPREYLTVTAVRKNLAGDVTSIIRVHQFLEKWGIINYQIDPRTKPSLVGPQYTGHFQITLDTPSGLVPYIPENAVVVGSEKKTESVAVAGSNGVLPSPTPSSPETDAKKPLPFNLEVRRNVYASGSKKSSYRPNNTVQYFCNICGKDATEIRYHNLKIKTYVHNPSSTINNASILCSICYNEGLFPSNFQSSDFVKLTKNSELEEWTEQEVLLLLEGIEMFGTYDAPAINGGINANSNAQWEKISEHVGSKTREQCLIKFIQLPIEDKYLTKLVSKDKPVDKSSTANNETLVSDIVKKLIQDEAGKELLKKSSRASLEEAVLEETNLINQIIELTLEKFNSKLAKIEGLQEGLLKVENQLNLERKQVLIERWVQFEKIQKLKAEKPELAEVLDDLIKPVRVNEINKSLNLVKHVDNADKMEVDQQEISQVDSDKLPISVAKPKSYQYWSG, encoded by the coding sequence ATGTCTTCCATTGATCCAGAAACGCCAACAGTGGATGAAACATCTAGAAACGCCACTGAAGATCCAACCAGCGCCAGCCCAGTAGTAGCAGATGACGAAGTAGTCTTGCCCAAGGTGGATGTCGATAAGTTGAAGGCTGAGTTTCAAGACAAGGCTAGAACCTACTTGGTGGAACAAAGCAGCCATGTGGTGATACCTTCTTTCTCGAAGTGGTTTTCATTGGATTCCGTGCACagtattgaaaagaagctgTTTCCAGACTTTTTCACCGACTCGGCCGTCAAATCCGTCTACAAAACCGAAGAAGTATACACCAACATTAGAGATTTCATGGTTAACGTCTACCGTTTGAATCCCAGAGAGTACTTGACTGTTACAGCTGTGAGAAAGAACTTAGCCGGAGACGTTACATCCATTATCAGAGTGCAccaattcttggaaaagtgGGGAATCATCAACTACCAGATTGATCCTAGAACAAAGCCTTCTCTTGTAGGTCCCCAGTACACGGGCCATTTCCAGATTACCTTGGATACTCCCTCGGGTTTAGTACCATATATTCCTGAAAATGCTGTAGTTGTAGGCAGTGAAAAGAAGACTGAGTCTGTGGCTGTAGCTGGGTCTAACGGTGTTTTGCCTTCTCCtactccttcttctcctgaaACTGACGCTAAGAAACCGCTTCcgttcaatttggaagttAGACGTAATGTCTATGCCTCTGGCTCCAAAAAGTCATCATATAGACCAAACAATACGGTGCAATACTTCTGTAACATTTGCGGTAAGGATGCTACCGAGATCAGATACCACAATCTCAAAATCAAGACCTATGTCCACAATCCTAGTTCTACTATAAATAACGCCAGCATCTTGTGTTCGATCTGCTACAATGAGGGATTGTTCCCTCTGAACTTCCAATCATCCGACTTCGTCAAGTTGACTAAGAATTCAGAGTTGGAAGAATGGACAGAACAGGAAGTCTTACTTTTACTTGAAGGTATCGAGATGTTTGGTACATACGATGCACCAGCTATCAATGGCGGCATCAACGCCAACAGTAATGCACAATGGGAGAAGATAAGCGAGCATGTGGGCTCTAAAACGAGAGAGCAATGCTTGATAAAATTCATACAATTGCCTATCGAAGACAAGTACTTGACGAAATTGGTCTCAAAAGACAAGCCAGTCGACAAGAGTAGCACAGCCAATAACGAGACGTTGGTTAGTGACATAGTCAAGAAGCTCATCCAGGATGAAGCTGGcaaggagttgttgaagaagctgtcTAGAGCTAGTCTTGAGGAGgctgttcttgaagaaacaaacttGATTAACCAGATAATAGAGTTGACTttggaaaagttcaacagcaagttggccaagatcGAGGGTTTGCAAGAAGGTTTGCTCAAGGTGGAAAACcagttgaacttggaaagaaagCAGGTATTGATTGAGAGATGGGTTCagtttgaaaagattcagaaattgaaggcTGAAAAGCCAGAATTGGCTGAAGTCTTGGATGATTTGATTAAACCTGTAAGAGtcaacgaaatcaacaaatctTTAAACCTCGTAAAACATGTTGACAATGCTGACAAGATGGAAGTCGATCAACAAGAGATAAGTCAAGTTGACAGCGACAAGTTACCTATTAGTGTTGCCAAACCTAAGAGCTACCAGTACTGGTCCGGTTGA
- a CDS encoding predicted protein yields RRRSSSGARFIDNDVASLFDGDTDSDREEHKDDSDSSSTSNLSLRHSISSMEKGRTQSGAASPLDLGHFNEKVEFPSIDTQQDSISLDIQNNEDPPWVGITYESLVTPKYIRTSKRNKSSPKVLNNLFLAQELNTNEENLLKASGKVLDTDSNSNITLSDEEETAETEMSGFETNDENVKSNQSEIFVMEFSRDGMYLAAAGRDSVIKVWKVISSPLGRLEYKNAESERVQTKKKKTNRDDVIYESAPVFHRKPIRVFKGHSKSVLSLDWSKNNFLISGSMDRTVKLWHVDRDECLQTFQHEDFVTSVRFHPNDDRFFLSGSLDNQARLWSILENNVAFNKNLGDDVLITALAFTPDGDHCVVGGFNGSVFMMETKGLFVINRFEIKERTLAHPFQRNGNKITGVKIFANRFKKDTGAKTPLDKWTYLITTNDSKIRLVSSGRKLVTRFKGLTNNSSSIVASTSDDSRYIISGSEDHWCYVWENNNIVINKKLKSVIKDIVVEGKSQLSELSHKNKRYAKFMQDNKFIKKVLEDDDYDFISNENSSYTSFHAHHSKVNVALFAPENTKKLLNLSDDIIYDLVKRGEKCKFNHSSDTKCLTFDSNNDSRESDEGNIIVTTDQYGLIRVFRQDSAYRIRKKFISLYKEGKVK; encoded by the coding sequence agaagaagaagctcatCAGGCGCGCGTTTCATCGATAATGATGTAGCTTCGCTCTTTGACGGAGATACAGATTCAGACAGAGAAGAACATAAAGATGATTCAGATTCGTCATCTACCCTGAACCTATCTCTCAGGCATTCCATAAGCTCCATGgagaaaggaagaacaCAGAGCGGGGCAGCCAGCCCGTTGGATTTGGGGCATTTCAATGAGAAAGTGGAGTTTCCTTCTATAGATACACAGCAGGACTCGATCTCACTAGATATCCAGAACAATGAAGATCCTCCATGGGTCGGTATCACATATGAATCTCTTGTGACACCCAAGTATATAAGGACGTCTAAACGCAACAAAAGCAGCCCTAAagtattgaacaacttgtttTTGGCGCAGGAGTTAAACACTAACGAAgagaatttgttgaaagcTTCTGGTAAGGTGCTTGACACTGATTCTAACTCCAACATTACTCTTTcggacgaagaagaaacagccGAGACAGAGATGTCGGGATTTGAAAcaaatgatgaaaatgtcaaATCAAACCAATCAGAGATTTTTGTTATGGAATTCAGTCGTGACGGAATGTATCTTGCTGCTGCGGGTCGGGACCTGGTGATAAAAGTGTGGAAAGTCATTTCATCTCCTCTTGGACGTCTTGAGTACAAGAACGCCGAACTGGAAAGGGTACAAactaagaagaaaaagactaATAGGGACGATGTAATTTATGAATCTGCTCCTGTTTTCCATAGAAAGCCTATCAGAGTGTTCAAAGGTCATTCCAAAAGCGTCTTGTCGTTGGATTGGAGTaagaacaacttcttgatatctGGAAGTATGGACAGAACTGTCAAACTATGGCATGTAGATCGTGATGAATGTTTGCAGACTTTTCAGCATGAAGACTTCGTGACTTCCGTCAGGTTCCACCCCAATGATGACAGATTCTTTCTCAGTGGTTCTCTAGATAATCAAGCCCGTTTGTGGTCTATTCTTGAGAACAATGTagccttcaacaagaacttgggcGACGACGTTTTGATAACCGCACTTGCATTTACACCAGACGGAGATCATTGTGTAGTAGGAGGGTTCAATGGATCTGTGTTTATGATGGAAACAAAAGGCTTGTTTGTGATCAATAGGTTTGAAATCAAGGAGAGAACACTAGCACATCCTTTTCAGAGAAACGGGAACAAGATCACAGGAGTGAAGATCTTCGCCAATCGTTTCAAGAAGGACACTGGCGCCAAGACTCCTTTAGATAAATGGACATATTTGATAACGACTAACGATTCTAAGATCAGATTAGTCAGTTCTGGCAGAAAGCTTGTCACAAGGTTCAAAGGTTTGACCAACAATAGTTCATCTATTGTAGCTTCCACGTCTGACGATAGCCGATACATTATTTCAGGTTCCGAAGACCACTGGTGTTATGTATGGGAGAACAACAACATTgtgatcaacaagaagttaaAACTGGTGATTAAAGATATAGTTGTGGAAGGAAAGCTGCAGTTGAGCGAATTGCTGCACAAGAATAAGCGATACGCCAAGTTCATGCAAGACAACAAATTTATCAAAAAAGTCttggaagacgacgacTACGACTTCATTTCCAATGAGAACAGCAGTTACACCTCTTTCCACGCCCATCACTCAAAAGTAAATGTGGCCCTATTTGCGCCTGAAAACACcaagaagctcttgaacTTATCTGACGACATCATCTACGACTTAGTGAAACGAGGTGAAAAGTGTAAATTCAACCACAGCTCGGATACCAAGTGTTTGACCTTTGATTCTAACAACGATTCCAGGGAGCTGGATGAAGGCAACATCATAGTAACTACTGATCAGTATGGTCTTATTAGAGTATTCAGACAAGATTCTGCTTATAGAATCAGAAAAAAGTTTATCAGCCTCTACAAGGAAGGTAAGGTGAAG
- a CDS encoding translation initiation factor eIF3, p33 subunit: MSTTVIGSWADAGDEFSAPDITTNPDGTKTVITYRTNQDGKKVKITQKIKEVKVQERVHPLIAQRKNWKKYGKESKSPPGPDTSTTQLGEKVELKLGTSWKQQEKEEEEEKAENRAQKLSVQTIRCRTCGGDHYTSKCPFKDTLGATTSSPAAESGAGDNGPGKYVPRHLRADANGNLPSKEGRDDSTTLKVSQLNSFVDEDMLRNELFARFGPLQRVTLVRNRETGDSRGFAYVSFITEDMAQRALDALNGKGYHSLILHLEWSKKKKTV, translated from the coding sequence ATGTCGACTACTGTTATAGGCTCGTGGGCTGATGCAGGCGACGAGTTTTCTGCTCCCGACATCACCACCAACCCCGACGGAACGAAGACGGTTATCACATACAGAACTAACCAAGATGGTAAAAAGGTAAAAATAACCCAAAAGATCAAGGAAGTCAAGGTGCAAGAAAGAGTGCATCCTTTGATTGCCCAGCGTAAAAACTGGAAGAAATACGGTAAGGAAAGCAAGTCTCCACCAGGACCAGACACTTCTACGACTCAGCTTGGTGAAAAGGtagagttgaagttgggtACATCCTGGAAACAgcaagagaaggaagaagaagaagaaaaggcCGAAAACAGAGCACAGAAACTTTCTGTACAAACTATTCGTTGTAGAACATGTGGTGGAGACCATTACACGTCCAAGTGTCCATTCAAGGACACTTTGGGAGCTACCACGTCTTCTCCAGCCGCTGAAAGCGGAGCAGGAGATAACGGACCAGGTAAGTATGTCCCAAGACATTTGAGAGCTGATGCTAATGGAAACTTGCCACTGAAGGAAGGAAGAGACGACTCTACAACCTTGAAGGTGTCGCAATTGAACTCGTTCGTCGACGAGGACATGTTGAGAAACGAGTTGTTTGCCAGATTCGGCCCATTACAGAGAGTCACTTTGGTAAGAAACAGAGAGACTGGAGACTCGAGAGGTTTTGCATACGTTTCGTTCATTACTGAGGATATGGCGCAAAGAGCGTTGGATGCCTTGAACGGAAAGGGTTACCATTCCTTGATCTTGCACTTGGAAtggtccaagaagaagaagacagtaTAG
- a CDS encoding predicted protein, translating to MSEKIVFYGKEQLQRIRIFNYSESNDKTLIVLHGGGWRDPRNSYNDFEDMANYILEEKKATNINIIGIDYRLSPFIKHPVHLIDVLTAFRYILENYKTGQLSIVGHSVGATLLLEILNYVEIIQTGLEQLETSEPSIEELQTLFDFISKNLTFKTMYFLDGIYDVRALLEEYPSYDFFVKSAFVSTVAIEEASQLSWKQHNEAFKIAVDKYEILHSLEDELLSLNQPKLFAKYLQDRKIECSFRTGNWGEHEQVYRSQAVSEHVLQNM from the coding sequence ATGTCGGAAAAAATAGTTTTCTATGGCaaagaacaattgcaaagaatcagaatcttcaactaCTCGGAATCCAATGATAAAACCTTGATCGTGCTTCATGGTGGGGGCTGGAGAGACCCTAGAAATTCCTACAATGACTTCGAAGACATGGCCAATTATatacttgaagagaagaaggcaacAAACATCAATATAATAGGTATAGACTATCGTTTATCGCCTTTCATCAAGCATCCAGTTCATTTAATAGACGTTCTAACTGCATTCAGGTATATTCTTGAGAACTACAAAACTGGACAATTGCTGATAGTGGGCCATTCCGTAGGAGCTActttgttgttggagattcttaactatgtTGAAATCATCCAGACAGGGTTGGAACAATTGGAGACGAGCGAGCCGCTGATCGAGGAATTGCAGACGttgtttgatttcatcCTGAAAAACTTGACGTTCAAGACTATGTACTTTCTTGATGGGATCTACGATGTAAGGGCATTGCTCGAAGAGTACCCCAGCTACGACTTTTTTGTCAAATCAGCATTTGTTTCAACAGTAGCAATCGAGGAAGCATCGCAGTTGTCTTGGAAGCAGCATAACGAGGCTTTCAAGATTGCTGTGGACAAATACGAGATATTACACTCACTTGAAGACGAGCTTTTAAGCTTAAACCAGCCAAAATTGTTCGCCAAATACTTACAAGACAGAAAGATCGAATGCAGTTTTAGGACGGGCAATTGGGGTGAACACGAGCAGGTGTATAGAAGCCAGGCAGTATCAGAGCATGTGTTACAGAATATGTAG
- a CDS encoding predicted protein, which produces MSEAGVKVFVRPLSFEVEREQLESHFGTAGPIADVLILRGFAYITFENSEDATRAIETFNATEFDGQQLQVETARERPEDTRGKYRVKITNLPDNAAWQDLKDFVREKTGYQGLFAKINRDYESGEVSGSLEFASAEELERAIPLLDKAEFQDAVIGAEEDTSPFVPPARRGGFRGGRGGFDRGGFRGGRGGYDRGGFRGGRGGYDRGGFRGGRGGGFRGGRGGFDRGGFRGGRGGYDRGDRGDFRGGRGGDYNREDRGDSYTRDRSPTRY; this is translated from the exons atGTCTGAAGCTGGTGTCAAGGTCTTTGTAAGACCATTAAGTTTTGAAG TCGAAAGAGAACAACTTGAGTCTCATTTTGGAACCGCCGGTCCTATTGCCGATGTTTTGATCTTGAGAGGATTTGCCTACATCACTTTCGAAAACAGCGAAGATGCCACTCGTGCTATCGAGACCTTCAACGCTACTGAGTTCGATGGCCAGCAATTGCAGGTAGAAACTGCCCGTGAAAGACCGGAAGATACCAGAGGCAAATACAGAGTTAAGATTACCAACTTGCCAGACAACGCTGCTTGGcaagacttgaaggatttCGTCAGAGAAAAGACTGGCTACCAGGGTTTGTTTGCTAAGATCAACAGAGACTACGAATCTGGTGAagtttctggttctttgGAATTTGCctctgctgaagaattggaaagagCTATTCCATTATTGGACAAAGCTGAGTTCCAGGATGCCGTCATTGgtgctgaagaagatactTCTCCATTTGTTCCTCCAGCCAGAAGAGGTGGCTTCAGAGGAGGCAGAGGTGGTTTCGACAGAGGTGGATTCAGAGGTGGCCGTGGAGGTTACGACAGAGGTGGATTCAGAGGTGGCCGTGGAGGTTACGATAGAGGTGGATTCAGAGGTGGTAGAGGTGGTGGCTTCAGAGGCGGAAGAGGTGGATTCGACCGTGGTGGATTCAGAGGCGGAAGAGGTGGCTATGACAGAGGTGACAGAGGTGACTTCAGAGGTGGAAGAGGTGGTGATTACAACAGAGAAGACAGAGGAGACTCGTACACCAGAGACAGATCGCCAACTCGTTACTAA